A single region of the Manihot esculenta cultivar AM560-2 chromosome 12, M.esculenta_v8, whole genome shotgun sequence genome encodes:
- the LOC110627929 gene encoding rab GTPase-activating protein 22 isoform X1: MVGCEGFRAMLLGKSGGGEELGAFYPIRPECQEDAPRTRFKPRAGKTLSPRRWHAAFSEDGHLDFAKVLRRIQRGGIHPAIKGLVWEFLLGCYDPNSTFEDRNQIRQRRRDQYTIWKAECTNLVPVIGSGKFVTTSIITEDGQPIIDPSTSNAQEWHVNNAVSDKKAIQWMLVLHQIGLDVVRTDRTLVFYESETNQAKLWDILAVYAWVDNDIGYVQGMNDICSPMVILLENEADAFWCFDRAMQRLRENFRCSATSIGVQAQLSTLSQVIKTVDPKLHQHLEELDGGEYLFAFRMLMVLFRREFTFVDALYLWELMWAMEYNPNAFSLYEESSAATEKGVLTVSSDELLKQCGKFEKKNVKTGSSTQQSALAVFLVASVLETKNKRILKEAKGLDDVVQILAEITGDLDARKVCNEALKIHSKYLSKAKTQ; encoded by the exons ATGGTTGGTTGTGAGGGATTTAGAGCAATGCTTCTGGGGAAGTCAGGAGGAGGGGAGGAACTAGGGGCTTTCTATCCAATCAGACCCGAATGTCAAGAAGATGCTCCGAGAACCCGTTTCAAGCCTAGG GCTGGAAAAACCTTAAGTCCAAGAAGGTGGCATGCTGCATTCTCTGAGGATGGTCATTTGGATTTTGCAAAAGTTCTTAGACGGATTCAAAGAGGG GGTATTCATCCTGCAATTAAAGGGTTAGTTTGGGAGTTCTTGTTAGGATGTTATGATCCTAATAGCACATTTGAAGACAGGAATCAGATTAGGCAACGCAGGAG GGATCAGTATACCATATGGAAAGCTGAATGTACAAATTTGGTTCCAGTCATTGGTAGTGGCAAGTTTGTTACAACATCTATTATCACTGAGGATGGCCAACCGATTATTGATCCTTCAACAAGCAATGCTCAAGAATGGCATGTAAATAATGCTGTTTCAGACAAGAAAGCAATTCAGTGGATGCTTGTCTTGCATCAAATAG GTCTGGATGTTGTACGTACAGATCGAACACTTGTCTTCTATGAAAGTGAGACTAACCAGGCAAAACTTTGGGATATTCTTGCAGTTTATGCGTGGGTGGATAATGACATTGGTTATGTCCAAG GAATGAATGATATTTGTTCTCCAATGGTAATTCTTCTTGAAAATGAAGCAGATGCCTTTTGGTGTTTCGATCGCGCAATGCAGAGACTg AGAGAAAACTTCAGGTGCAGCGCAACTTCAATAGGGGTGCAAGCTCAACTGAGTACGCTTTCACAAGTAATTAAAACTGTTGATCCAAAGCTTCATCAacaccttg AGGAGCTTGATGGTGGTGAATATTTGTTTGCATTTCGCATGTTGATGGTACTTTTTCGAAGAGAGTTCACTTTTGTGGATGCATTGTATCTTTGGGAG CTGATGTGGGCCATGGAGTACAACCCAAATGCGTTCTCCTTGTATGAGGAGTCTAGTGCTGCCACAGAAAAGGGTGTTTTAACTGTGTCAAGTGATGAGCTGCTGAAGCAGTGTGGcaaatttgagaaaaaaaatgtgAAGACTGGAAGTTCCACTCAACAAAGTGCACTTGCGGTTTTTCTTGTCGCAAGTGTTCTTGAGACCAAGAACAAGAGAATTTTGAAGGAAGCTAAGGGTCTTGATGATGTTGTCCAG ATATTGGCTGAGATTACTGGAGATTTGGATGCAAGAAAGGTTTGTAACGAGGCATTGAAGATTCATAGCAAGTACCTGAGCAAG GCCAAAACGCAATAG
- the LOC110627929 gene encoding rab GTPase-activating protein 22 isoform X3, producing the protein MVGCEGFRAMLLGKSGGGEELGAFYPIRPECQEDAPRTRFKPRAGKTLSPRRWHAAFSEDGHLDFAKVLRRIQRGGIHPAIKGLVWEFLLGCYDPNSTFEDRNQIRQRRRDQYTIWKAECTNLVPVIGSGKFVTTSIITEDGQPIIDPSTSNAQEWHVNNAVSDKKAIQWMLVLHQIGLDVVRTDRTLVFYESETNQAKLWDILAVYAWVDNDIGYVQGMNDICSPMVILLENEADAFWCFDRAMQRLRENFRCSATSIGVQAQLSTLSQVIKTVDPKLHQHLEELDGGEYLFAFRMLMVLFRREFTFVDALYLWELMWAMEYNPNAFSLYEESSAATEKGVLTVSSDELLKQCGKFEKKNVKTGSSTQQSALAVFLVASVLETKNKRILKEAKGLDDVVQHGGMAGDIVTN; encoded by the exons ATGGTTGGTTGTGAGGGATTTAGAGCAATGCTTCTGGGGAAGTCAGGAGGAGGGGAGGAACTAGGGGCTTTCTATCCAATCAGACCCGAATGTCAAGAAGATGCTCCGAGAACCCGTTTCAAGCCTAGG GCTGGAAAAACCTTAAGTCCAAGAAGGTGGCATGCTGCATTCTCTGAGGATGGTCATTTGGATTTTGCAAAAGTTCTTAGACGGATTCAAAGAGGG GGTATTCATCCTGCAATTAAAGGGTTAGTTTGGGAGTTCTTGTTAGGATGTTATGATCCTAATAGCACATTTGAAGACAGGAATCAGATTAGGCAACGCAGGAG GGATCAGTATACCATATGGAAAGCTGAATGTACAAATTTGGTTCCAGTCATTGGTAGTGGCAAGTTTGTTACAACATCTATTATCACTGAGGATGGCCAACCGATTATTGATCCTTCAACAAGCAATGCTCAAGAATGGCATGTAAATAATGCTGTTTCAGACAAGAAAGCAATTCAGTGGATGCTTGTCTTGCATCAAATAG GTCTGGATGTTGTACGTACAGATCGAACACTTGTCTTCTATGAAAGTGAGACTAACCAGGCAAAACTTTGGGATATTCTTGCAGTTTATGCGTGGGTGGATAATGACATTGGTTATGTCCAAG GAATGAATGATATTTGTTCTCCAATGGTAATTCTTCTTGAAAATGAAGCAGATGCCTTTTGGTGTTTCGATCGCGCAATGCAGAGACTg AGAGAAAACTTCAGGTGCAGCGCAACTTCAATAGGGGTGCAAGCTCAACTGAGTACGCTTTCACAAGTAATTAAAACTGTTGATCCAAAGCTTCATCAacaccttg AGGAGCTTGATGGTGGTGAATATTTGTTTGCATTTCGCATGTTGATGGTACTTTTTCGAAGAGAGTTCACTTTTGTGGATGCATTGTATCTTTGGGAG CTGATGTGGGCCATGGAGTACAACCCAAATGCGTTCTCCTTGTATGAGGAGTCTAGTGCTGCCACAGAAAAGGGTGTTTTAACTGTGTCAAGTGATGAGCTGCTGAAGCAGTGTGGcaaatttgagaaaaaaaatgtgAAGACTGGAAGTTCCACTCAACAAAGTGCACTTGCGGTTTTTCTTGTCGCAAGTGTTCTTGAGACCAAGAACAAGAGAATTTTGAAGGAAGCTAAGGGTCTTGATGATGTTGTCCAG CATGGTGGCATGGCAGGAGACATTGTAACAAATTAG
- the LOC110628386 gene encoding CRIB domain-containing protein RIC6: MAAADNKAEAKKMKGLLKGLRYISQIFENEKEAEMQIGLPTDVKHVAHIGWDGPAVNSPSWVTFNVFFFLINYTLIPELYDVYHFNDEQRRMKISNFSESSFDWYEQSMVDSACRKTSRRASDFLSRDLPELPKSSRRHSSAGGAGDSPPKEKTEKKHSKRSSKKESKELTDGKPSRSKDSSDSSSNPDAPKKSRRKKSKDAASVGASTSKSSRSKAKATEDFGSESGPLSQSLNIDNCGSAANFALNENAENGLNEIS, translated from the exons ATGGCAGCAGCCGACAACAAAGCCgaagccaaaaagatgaagGGCCTTCTCAAAGGCCTCAGATACATTTCTCAAATCTTTG AAAATGAAAAAGAGGCTGAAATGCAGATTGGGCTCCCTACAGATGTAAAGCATGTTGCCCATATAGGATGGGATGGCCCTGCTGTGAATTCTCCAAGCTGGGTAActtttaatgtttttttctttttaataaattatactttaataccagaatt GTATGATGTTTATCATTTCAATGATGAACAAAGAAGaatgaaaatttcaaatttctctGAATCATCATTTGATTGGTATGAGCAATCCATGGTAGATTCCGCATGTAGAAAAACTTCCAGAAGAGCATCAGATTTTTTATCGAGGGACTTACCGGAATTGCCAAAATCATCGAGAAGGCATTCATCAGCAGGAGGAGCAGGTGATTCTCCACCTAAGGAAAAAACAGAGAAGAAACATTCAAAGCGATCGTCCAAAAAGGAAAGCAAGGAGTTGACCGACGGGAAACCGAGCCGGAGCAAGGATTCAAGCGACTCATCGTCCAACCCTGATGCGCCCAAAAAAAGTAGGAGAAAGAAATCAAAAGACGCCGCCTCCGTCGGTGCCTCAACGTCGAAATCCTCCAGATCCAAAGCAAAAGCTACAGAGGATTTTGGATCTGAATCTGGACCGTTATCCCAATCTCTTAACATTGATAACTGTGGCTCTGCTGCAAATTTTGCTTTAAATGAAAATGCAGAAAATGGATTAAACGAAATATCTTGA
- the LOC110627929 gene encoding rab GTPase-activating protein 22 isoform X4 → MVGCEGFRAMLLGKSGGGEELGAFYPIRPECQEDAPRTRFKPRGIHPAIKGLVWEFLLGCYDPNSTFEDRNQIRQRRRDQYTIWKAECTNLVPVIGSGKFVTTSIITEDGQPIIDPSTSNAQEWHVNNAVSDKKAIQWMLVLHQIGLDVVRTDRTLVFYESETNQAKLWDILAVYAWVDNDIGYVQGMNDICSPMVILLENEADAFWCFDRAMQRLRENFRCSATSIGVQAQLSTLSQVIKTVDPKLHQHLEELDGGEYLFAFRMLMVLFRREFTFVDALYLWELMWAMEYNPNAFSLYEESSAATEKGVLTVSSDELLKQCGKFEKKNVKTGSSTQQSALAVFLVASVLETKNKRILKEAKGLDDVVQILAEITGDLDARKVCNEALKIHSKYLSKAKTQ, encoded by the exons ATGGTTGGTTGTGAGGGATTTAGAGCAATGCTTCTGGGGAAGTCAGGAGGAGGGGAGGAACTAGGGGCTTTCTATCCAATCAGACCCGAATGTCAAGAAGATGCTCCGAGAACCCGTTTCAAGCCTAGG GGTATTCATCCTGCAATTAAAGGGTTAGTTTGGGAGTTCTTGTTAGGATGTTATGATCCTAATAGCACATTTGAAGACAGGAATCAGATTAGGCAACGCAGGAG GGATCAGTATACCATATGGAAAGCTGAATGTACAAATTTGGTTCCAGTCATTGGTAGTGGCAAGTTTGTTACAACATCTATTATCACTGAGGATGGCCAACCGATTATTGATCCTTCAACAAGCAATGCTCAAGAATGGCATGTAAATAATGCTGTTTCAGACAAGAAAGCAATTCAGTGGATGCTTGTCTTGCATCAAATAG GTCTGGATGTTGTACGTACAGATCGAACACTTGTCTTCTATGAAAGTGAGACTAACCAGGCAAAACTTTGGGATATTCTTGCAGTTTATGCGTGGGTGGATAATGACATTGGTTATGTCCAAG GAATGAATGATATTTGTTCTCCAATGGTAATTCTTCTTGAAAATGAAGCAGATGCCTTTTGGTGTTTCGATCGCGCAATGCAGAGACTg AGAGAAAACTTCAGGTGCAGCGCAACTTCAATAGGGGTGCAAGCTCAACTGAGTACGCTTTCACAAGTAATTAAAACTGTTGATCCAAAGCTTCATCAacaccttg AGGAGCTTGATGGTGGTGAATATTTGTTTGCATTTCGCATGTTGATGGTACTTTTTCGAAGAGAGTTCACTTTTGTGGATGCATTGTATCTTTGGGAG CTGATGTGGGCCATGGAGTACAACCCAAATGCGTTCTCCTTGTATGAGGAGTCTAGTGCTGCCACAGAAAAGGGTGTTTTAACTGTGTCAAGTGATGAGCTGCTGAAGCAGTGTGGcaaatttgagaaaaaaaatgtgAAGACTGGAAGTTCCACTCAACAAAGTGCACTTGCGGTTTTTCTTGTCGCAAGTGTTCTTGAGACCAAGAACAAGAGAATTTTGAAGGAAGCTAAGGGTCTTGATGATGTTGTCCAG ATATTGGCTGAGATTACTGGAGATTTGGATGCAAGAAAGGTTTGTAACGAGGCATTGAAGATTCATAGCAAGTACCTGAGCAAG GCCAAAACGCAATAG
- the LOC110628797 gene encoding piriformospora indica-insensitive protein 2 produces MAAFPSSGFPVIFLLLVTFLSSLDVSQQQPLLDSAEQESVYEVLSSINSAISWRTLFPDDLCLSAPHGVVCDYFFEEANSGNLSVSTTLPQTVHVTELSFGYVSDYTPNPPCSPNSTLNSLLFTSFKYLRKLFFYKCFTETPVVLPNISSSSFGAGLQELVFVENPALVGSLSDIVGNFSNMRRLVLTGNGVYGSIPDEIGNLVNMEEMTLSRNHLTGSLPSSLAKLKKLKILDFSQNHFDGNLPVSIGNLSEILKLDLSYNGFIGKIPYSMVNLQSLEFLDLSFNSFGNFGVPLFLGQMPRLREVYLSGNLLGGHIPQIWENLGGISGIGFSDMGLVGKIPASMGVYLRNLCYLRLDNNKLEGKVPEEFALLEFVNEINLENNKLSGRIPFSSKFTAKVGEKLKLKGNSELCIGEDFGSGKKSKKGSLQNLKLCNKTDIPNPVLYKENNFVSSFSSVQVSSSPFGLLILGFLYLLW; encoded by the coding sequence ATGGCAGCATTCCCATCTTCAGGGTTCCCTGTCATCTTCCTTCTCCTTGTAACGTTCTTATCTTCTCTTGACGTTTCGCAACAGCAACCCCTACTGGACTCCGCCGAGCAAGAATCTGTCTACGAGGTCCTTTCCTCCATCAACTCAGCTATTTCTTGGCGTACTCTCTTCCCTGACGACCTTTGCCTCTCTGCTCCTCACGGCGTCGTTTGCGACTACTTCTTTGAAGAAGCCAACTCGGGAAACCTTTCCGTTTCCACTACTCTCCCTCAAACGGTTCACGTTACTGAGCTCAGTTTCGGATATGTCTCCGATTATACGCCAAACCCGCCTTGTTCTCCGAACTCCACTCTCAACTCTCTCCTCTTCACTTCCTTTAAGTACCTTCGCAAGCTTTTTTTCTACAAGTGCTTCACTGAAACACCTGTTGTGTTGCCTAACATTTCTTCTTCGAGTTTCGGGGCTGGCCTTCAGGAGCTTGTGTTTGTTGAAAACCCAGCATTGGTTGGCTCTCTCAGTGACATCGTTGGTAATTTCTCCAATATGAGAAGGCTGGTTTTGACTGGAAATGGGGTTTATGGAAGTATCCCTGATGAGATTGGTAACTTGGTCAACATGGAAGAGATGACACTATCAAGAAACCATTTAACTGGCAGTCTTCCATCTAGTCTAGCCAAGTTGAAGAAGCTGAAAATTCTAGATTTCAGTCAAAACCACTTTGACGGAAATCTCCCCGTGTCTATAGGTAATCTGTCTGAGATTTTAAAGCTTGATTTGAGCTATAATGGGTTTATTGGTAAAATTCCATACAGCATGGTTAACTTGCAGAGCTTGGAGTTTTTAGACctgagttttaacagctttgGTAACTTTGGAGTTCCACTGTTCTTGGGACAAATGCCCAGACTGAGAGAAGTCTATTTGAGTGGGAATTTACTTGGAGGGCATATCCCACAAATATGGGAAAATCTTGGGGGTATTTCGGGAATTGGGTTTTCAGACATGGGTCTGGTTGGGAAGATTCCAGCTTCCATGGGTGTTTACTTGAGAAACCTGTGTTATTTAAGGCTTGATAACAACAAGCTTGAAGGGAAAGTGCCAGAGGAGTTTGCTCTTTTAGAATTTGTGAATGAGATCAACTTGGAAAACAACAAATTGAGCGGTAGAATTCCATTTTCTTCAAAATTTACAGCTAAAGTTGGTGAAAAGTTGAAGTTAAAGGGCAATTCAGAGCTATGCATTGGTGAAGATTTTGGCTCAGGTAAAAAAAGTAAGAAGGGCAGCTTACAGAACTTGAAGTTATGCAACAAAACAGATATTCCCAATCCAGTCctttataaagaaaataatttcgtTTCTTCATTTTCATCAGTGCAGGTGTCATCTTCTCCATTTGGGTTATTGATTTTAGGTTTCTTGTATCTGCTGTGGTAA
- the LOC110627929 gene encoding rab GTPase-activating protein 22 isoform X2, whose amino-acid sequence MVGCEGFRAMLLGKSGGGEELGAFYPIRPECQEDAPRTRFKPRAGKTLSPRRWHAAFSEDGHLDFAKVLRRIQRGGIHPAIKGLVWEFLLGCYDPNSTFEDRNQIRQRRRDQYTIWKAECTNLVPVIGSGKFVTTSIITEDGQPIIDPSTSNAQEWHVNNAVSDKKAIQWMLVLHQIGLDVVRTDRTLVFYESETNQAKLWDILAVYAWVDNDIGYVQGMNDICSPMVILLENEADAFWCFDRAMQRLVQRNFNRGASSTEYAFTKELDGGEYLFAFRMLMVLFRREFTFVDALYLWELMWAMEYNPNAFSLYEESSAATEKGVLTVSSDELLKQCGKFEKKNVKTGSSTQQSALAVFLVASVLETKNKRILKEAKGLDDVVQILAEITGDLDARKVCNEALKIHSKYLSKAKTQ is encoded by the exons ATGGTTGGTTGTGAGGGATTTAGAGCAATGCTTCTGGGGAAGTCAGGAGGAGGGGAGGAACTAGGGGCTTTCTATCCAATCAGACCCGAATGTCAAGAAGATGCTCCGAGAACCCGTTTCAAGCCTAGG GCTGGAAAAACCTTAAGTCCAAGAAGGTGGCATGCTGCATTCTCTGAGGATGGTCATTTGGATTTTGCAAAAGTTCTTAGACGGATTCAAAGAGGG GGTATTCATCCTGCAATTAAAGGGTTAGTTTGGGAGTTCTTGTTAGGATGTTATGATCCTAATAGCACATTTGAAGACAGGAATCAGATTAGGCAACGCAGGAG GGATCAGTATACCATATGGAAAGCTGAATGTACAAATTTGGTTCCAGTCATTGGTAGTGGCAAGTTTGTTACAACATCTATTATCACTGAGGATGGCCAACCGATTATTGATCCTTCAACAAGCAATGCTCAAGAATGGCATGTAAATAATGCTGTTTCAGACAAGAAAGCAATTCAGTGGATGCTTGTCTTGCATCAAATAG GTCTGGATGTTGTACGTACAGATCGAACACTTGTCTTCTATGAAAGTGAGACTAACCAGGCAAAACTTTGGGATATTCTTGCAGTTTATGCGTGGGTGGATAATGACATTGGTTATGTCCAAG GAATGAATGATATTTGTTCTCCAATGGTAATTCTTCTTGAAAATGAAGCAGATGCCTTTTGGTGTTTCGATCGCGCAATGCAGAGACTg GTGCAGCGCAACTTCAATAGGGGTGCAAGCTCAACTGAGTACGCTTTCACAA AGGAGCTTGATGGTGGTGAATATTTGTTTGCATTTCGCATGTTGATGGTACTTTTTCGAAGAGAGTTCACTTTTGTGGATGCATTGTATCTTTGGGAG CTGATGTGGGCCATGGAGTACAACCCAAATGCGTTCTCCTTGTATGAGGAGTCTAGTGCTGCCACAGAAAAGGGTGTTTTAACTGTGTCAAGTGATGAGCTGCTGAAGCAGTGTGGcaaatttgagaaaaaaaatgtgAAGACTGGAAGTTCCACTCAACAAAGTGCACTTGCGGTTTTTCTTGTCGCAAGTGTTCTTGAGACCAAGAACAAGAGAATTTTGAAGGAAGCTAAGGGTCTTGATGATGTTGTCCAG ATATTGGCTGAGATTACTGGAGATTTGGATGCAAGAAAGGTTTGTAACGAGGCATTGAAGATTCATAGCAAGTACCTGAGCAAG GCCAAAACGCAATAG